From a single Brassica napus cultivar Da-Ae chromosome C9, Da-Ae, whole genome shotgun sequence genomic region:
- the LOC125592737 gene encoding uncharacterized protein LOC125592737: protein MLDKSWVHISRVDSAYERAARAFVNGVTDKLGVNGKIVCPCARCRNLYRHTSEEVVSHLVINGMDDAYKVRTDWFHHGDGSSVDVVDVKDRCWNAEILSLYEAANFVDEDLANRGSQLRESVEGEDRKEDEFLAKLAEAETPLYPTCSSHSKLSAVVSLFRIKSQNGWSDKSFDDLLQTLPNMLPEDNVLHTSTYDVKKFLKTFDMGYLKIHACVNDCCLFRKKLKTAESCPTCKASRWKTNMHTGEIKKGVPQKVLRYFPVIPRLKRMFRSEKLAMDLRWHFNNKSTDGKLRHPVDSVTWQSMNDKYPSFAAEERNLRLGLSTDGFNPFSMKNSRYSCWPVLLVNYNMAPDLCMKEENIMLSLLIPGPHQPGNSIDVYLEPLIEDLKQLWSIGEPTYDAVSKTTFTLKAMLLWTISDFPAYGNLAGCKVKGKMGCPICGKHTDSLWLKNSRKFVFMGHRKSLPPLHSFRGKKAWFDGKTEHGTKGRVLTGRNVSYVLRNYKNVFGNRKQSGKKRATRVDIPSDKEDELSGSDEDEDVGDKDEEELSRWKKRSIFFSLPYWEELPVRHNLDVMHVERNVAASLIATLLHCGNSKDGLKARKDLESLGIRKDLHPKAQGKRTLLPPAPWSLSKSEKHIFCKRLYDFKGPDGYCANISSCVSLEECKVLGLKSHDYHVLMQQLLPVAIRGLLPKGPRVAILRLCAFFNLLCQRVIDMEQLQQMESEIVETLCIFERFWPPSFFDIMVHLCVHLGREARLGGPVHFRWMYPFERYMKVLKDYVRNTARPEGCIAESYLADECMKFCSAFLTTTTNVQEKEDRNTEYESKSILEGRPISAARSFQFSEAELKIAHLAVIQNTAMVDPYVDAHLQHLQDSNSRCQRDATYLWRMHTEKFAAWLKQQISIDSPDEEDTLKWLAYGPRSIARSYTGYIVNGLRFHTNVVHRLSQNSGVYYEATAMCRSSAKDTAQVVDVVSYYGRVVDIILLDYNGFYVPIFRCEWAVKGNGVKVEDGFTLVNFNHSHISFAKDPFILASQARQIFYSRDTDESSWYVVMKGPCRRYSDEKPEDGHADVGPLPSDIDMCLEDISDEAENVRDDCEGIYV, encoded by the exons ATGTTGGACAAGTCGTGGGTTCATATAAGTAG AGTTGATTCTGCATACGAGAGAGCTGCCCGAGCTTTTGTCAATGGTGTTACTGATAAGTTAGGAGTTAATGGGAAGATTGTATGTCCATGCGCCCGATGTCGTAATCTGTATCGCCATACAAGTGAGGAGGTTGTCTCTCATTTGGTTATAAATGGAATGGATGATGCTTACAAGGTACGGACGGATTGGTTTCACCATGGAGATGGTAGCTCTGTTGATGTAGTGGATGTTAAAGATAGATGCTGGAATGCTGAGATTCTTAGTTTATATGAAGCTGCAAACTTTGTAGATGAGGATTTAGCCAACCGGGGTTCACAGTTACGTGAGTCAGTTGAGGGTGAGGACAGGAAAGAAGATGAGTTTTTAGCAAAACTTGCAGAGGCTGAAACCCCCTTGTATCCGACGTGTTCTAGTCATAGCAAGCTATCAGCTGTAGTTTCTTTGTTTAGGATTAAGTCTCAGAATGGGTGGTCAGACAAGAGCTTTGATGACTTGCTGCAAACATTGCCAAATATGTTACCTGAAGACAATGTGCTGCACACATCAACTTATGATGTCAAGAAGtttttgaaaacttttgatATGGGATATCTAAAGATTCATGCTTGTGTTAACGACTGCTGCTTATTTAGAAAGAAGCTGAAGACGGCTGAGAGTTGCCCAACATGTAAAGCGTCTAGATGGAAGACCAACATGCATACTGGTGAAATCAAGAAGGGTGTTCCACAGAAGGTTTTGAGATATTTTCCGGTGATACCTCGTCTGAAAAGGATGTTCAGATCGGAGAAACTTGCAATGGATTTACGATGGCATTTCAATAACAAGAGCACAGATGGGAAACTCCGACATCCAGTAGACTCTGTTACTTGGCAGTCAATGAATGACAAGTATCCGTCGTTTGCAGCGGAGGAGAGGAATTTGCGACTTGGGCTTTCAACAGATGGGTTTAATCCCTTTAGTATGAAGAACAGCCGATACAGTTGCTGGCCTGTGTTACTGGTGAATTACAACATGGCTCCTGACCTATGTATGAAGGAGGAGAACATAATGCTCAGTCTGCTGATTCCAGGACCACATCAGCCGGgtaatagtatagatgtttaCTTAGAGCCGTTGATTGAAGATTTAAAACAGTTGTGGTCAATAGGTGAGCCAACGTATGATGCAGTTAGTAAGACTACCTTTACCCTTAAGGCAATGCTACTTTGGACTATTAGTGATTTCCCGGCTTACGGGAATCTTGCTGGTTGTAAAGTGAAGGGTAAAATGGGTTGTCCTATATGCGGGAAGCACACAGATAGTTTGTGGCTGAAGAATAGTAGGAAGTTTGTATTTATGGGCCACCGGAAAAGTTTGCCTCCCTTGCATAGTTTTAGAGGAAAGAAGGCTTGGTTTGATGGGAAAACGGAACATGGGACGAAGGGAAGGGTACTCACAGGCAGGAATGTCTCATATGTGTTGAGAAATTACAAGAATGTTTTTGGTAATAGAAAACAGTCTGGGAAAAAGAGGGCTACTCGAGTTGACATACCATCTGATAAGGAAGATGAACTAAGTGGATCTGATGAGGATGAAGATGTAGGAGATAAAGACGAAGAGGAATTGTCTAGATGGAAAAAACGTTCCATTTTTTTCTCATTGCCTTATTGGGAG GAGCTCCCTGTTCGGCATAATCTAGACGTTATGCATGTGGAGAGGAATGTGGCTGCAAGCTTGATTGCGACATTGTTACATTGTGGCAATTCAAAGGATGGTCTAAAGGCTAGAAAGGATCTTGAAAGTCTTGGTATCAGGAAAGATTTGCATCCAAAAGCTCAGGGTAAAAGGACATTACTTCCACCAGCTCCCTGGTCTTTATCAAAGTCAGAGAAACACATCTTCTGTAAGCGGCTATATGATTTTAAAGGTCCTGATGGCTACTGTGCTAATATATCTAGTTGTGTATCATTAGAGGAGTGTAAGGTGTTGGGACtcaaatctcatgattatcacGTCCTAATGCAACAACTACTGCCAGTAGCAATCAGGGGCTTACTACCTAAGGGTCCTAGGGTAGCCATTCTCCGCTTATGCGCTTTCTTCAACCTTCTATGCCAACGAGTAATCGATATGGAACAACTTCAGCAAATGGAATCTGAAATCGTGGAGACTCTCTGCATTTTTGAAAGATTTTGGCCACCAAGTTTCTTCGACATCATGGTTCACTTGTGTGTGCATCTAGGCAGAGAAGCTAGACTTGGTGGTCCGGTCCATTTCCGATGGATGTATCCATTTGAAAG GTATATGAAAGTCTTGAAAGACTATGTCAGAAACACAGCAAGACCAGAGGGGTGTATAGCTGAGTCTTATCTTGCGGATGAGTGCATGAAGTTCTGCTCGGCTTTCTTGACTACTACAACAAATGTGCAAGAAAAAGAGGACAGAAACACTGAGTATGAGAGTAAGTCCATCCTCGAAGGTCGTCCTATATCAGCCGCCCGCTCATTCCAATTTTCAGAAGCAGAGTTGAAAATAGCTCATCTTGCTGTAATACAGAACACGGCCATGGTGGATCCATATGTTGA TGCTCATTTACAACATCTACAAGACTCGAATAGTAGATGTCAAAGGGATGCAACATATTTATGGCGTATGCACACTGAAAAATTTGCAGCGTGGCTAAAGCAACAG ATATCTATTGATTCACCTGATGAGGAAGACACTCTGAAGTGGCTGGCTTATGGTCCTCGTAGTATAGCCAGATCTTACACAGGCTACATTGTGAATGGGCTACGATTTCACACAAATGTGGTGCATAGGCTAAGTCAGAATAGTGGTGTTTACTATGAAGCAACAGCAATGTGTAGATCTAGTGCAAAGGACACAGCTCAGGTGGTCGACGTTGTATCCTACTATGGGAGAGTAGTTGATATTATATTACTAGACTACAATGGCTTCTACGTCCCAATATTCAGGTGTGAGTGGGCAGTTAAAGGTAACGGTGTGAAGGTAGAGGATGGCTTTACGCTGGTTAATTTTAATCACAGCCACATATCCTTTGCAAAGGATCCATTCATTTTAGCATCTCAAGCGAGACAAATATTTTACTCAAGGGACACTGATGAATCGAGTTGGTATGTAGTTATGAAGGGTCCATGTAGAAGATACAGTGATGAGAAACCTGAAGATGGACATGCAGATGTAGGACCATTGCCTTCGGATATAGATATGTGTCTGGAAGACATATCAGATGAGGCTGAGAATGTCAGAGATGATTGTGAAGGAATATACGTTTGA
- the LOC111203870 gene encoding uncharacterized protein LOC111203870 — MAKGKRGSKKRKMIVHDDEPEFIRTIYTKETQDEKQIEGSQPEDTQPEVQPWDTQQEIPPLDTQPNMQPWDTQQEIPPLETQQESQPQDTQEKESEGAKAHVDGAKSTDEGTDTVQPNNKKRRGPTKMKDIARDPNARIKVDFTAFGEPCGEGSVKLSSYLGPLVREHVPVVIDDWRKIGDDRKTVLWKSVQLRFELDGEYEKAAVMKQMGCIWRASKSRLVNQILNAENHTERLKLRPDNIQLAEWKKFVKEKTSKEFRAVRESYKERRRKQIPHTCSRKGMVRLAEDLKKDGTEVTRLNVWVKSRTKKDGTAVNTDAADKIEKATEFIRSDHQGSSSSNPKEDTLTQILGPDNPGRLRAMGRGMSVSKLAFFEVKNKYVTEMQQTQNKLKQQVEELQEALAKMNSRRPESEEGENSAPRSVTNNWTPQPKCILYDWCDKECKVAEGRFLSSDEMEFVNNVPLGPNSVKVVVETAIEVDAFLWRPAPKIYTIGQAVGETVAWPQDSLLVLDEEIDPDHILGKSPETVEKNNCKLLHWLTQDEETVAEGRWESRDPKALVDGLPLGPNAVKVYVDAVTLPQTFLWRPTEKHSTLGDCLKSYVAWPLSRVSFDSLNSESPATESPITQSQVHTPPAPANILKPVAQTPSSSRKIVKEGQKCKLLDITGQKVVVAEGRWSSNNPEQLVHFVPLGKNAVRVWVDVVKVDDAMVWRPTSAIECMEDAIGTTIAWPEDKVVIV; from the exons ATGGCTAAAGGAAAAAGGGGATCAAAGAAAAGGAAGATGATTGTGCACGATGATGAGCCTGAATTTATCCGCACCATATATACTAAAGAAACGCAAGATGAGAAGCAGATAGAGGGATCACAGCCTGAAGACACACAGCCGGAAGTGCAGCCTTGGGACACACAGCAGGAGATTCCGCCTCTGGACACACAGCCGAATATGCAGCCTTGGGACACACAGCAAGAGATTCCGCCTCTGGAAACACAGCAGGAATCGCAGCCTCAAGACACACAAGAGAAAGAATCCGAAGGTGCAAAGGCTCATGTCGATGGTGCTAAGTCTACTGATGAGGGTACTGATACTGTTCAGCCGAACAATAAAAAACGACGAGGACCAACGAAGATGAAAGATATTGCGAGAGATCCTAATGCACGGATCAAGGTGGATTTCACAGCATTTGGAGAACCCTGTGGAGAAGGATCAGTTAAGCTCTCTTCGTACTTAGGTCCCTTGGTGAGGGAACATGTTCCTGTGGTGATAGATGATTGGAGAAAAATAGGCGACGACCGGAAAACTGTTCTATGGAAATCTGTTCAG TTACGTTTTGAACTGGATGGAGAGTACGAGAAAGCGGCAGTTATGAAACAGATGGGATGCATATGGAGGGCCTCTAAATCACGCTTGGTTAATCAGATTCTGAATGCTGAAAATCACACAGAGCGTTTGAAGTTGAGGCCAGATAATATTCAACTTGCAGAGTGgaagaagtttgtgaaagagaAGACTAGTAAAGAGTTCAGG GCTGTTAGGGAGTCGTACAAGGAAAGAAGACGTAAGCAGATTCCTCACACATGTAGCCGTAAAGGAATGGTTAGATTGGCAGAAGATTTA AAAAAGGATGGCACTGAAGTGACGAGACTGAATGTGTGGGTGAAGTCACGAACTAAAAAGGATGGCACTGCAGTAAACACAGATGCTGCTGACAAAATA GAAAAGGCTACTGAGTTTATTCGGTCTGACCATCaaggatcatcatcatcaaacccAAAAGAAGATACTCTTACTCAGATCTTGGGACCTGACAATCCTGGACGATTGAGGGCTATGGGTAGAGGAATGAGTGTGAGCAAACTGGCTTTTTTCGAAGTGAAGAACAAGTATGTGACTGAAATGCAACAGACACAAAATAAGTTGAAGCAGCAGGTCGAAGAATTGCAAGAGGCTCTTGCTAAAATGAATAGTCGA AGGCCAGAATCGGAAGAGGGTGAGAATTCAGCACCAAGA AGTGTGACGAATAATTGGACACCACAGCCTAAGTGTATCCTATATGATTGGTGTGACAAGGAATGCAAAGTAGCCGAGGGTCGTTTTCTGTCATCGGATGAAATGGAGTTTGTTAACAATGTGCCATTGGGCCCTAATTCAGTTAAGGTGGTAGTTGAGACGGCTATTGAAGTAGATGCATTTCTTTGGAGACCGGCGCCAAAAATTTACACTATTGGTCAGGCTGTAGGAGAAACAGTTGCGTGGCCTCAAGAttctcttcttgttcttgaCGAGGAGATCGATCCAGATCACATTCTTGGTAAA AGCCCTGAGACAGTAGAGAAGAACAACTGCAAACTTCTACATTGGTTAACACAGGATGAAGAAACAGTTGCTGAAGGTCGTTGGGAGAGTCGTGATCCCAAAGCCTTGGTGGATGGCCTTCCTCTTGGACCAAATGCTGTGAAAGTATATGTAGATGCGGTGACGTTACCTCAGACTTTTCTTTGGAGGCCAACAGAAAAACACTCAACCCTCGGTGATTGTTTGAAGTCGTATGTAGCATGGCCTCTCAGCAGAGTTTCATTCGACAGTTTAAACTCTGAGTCACCAGCTACAGAATCTCCTATTACGCAGTCACAAGTACACACTCCACCGGCTCCtgctaatattttaaaaccagTGGCACAAACTCCTTCAAGCTCTCGGAAG ATTGTGAAAGAAGGTCAGAAGTGCAAACTGCTCGACATTACCGGTCAGAAAGTTGTTGTTGCAGAAGGACGCTGGTCTTCAAACAACCCAGAACAGTTAGTGCATTTTGTTCCTTTGGGAAAAAATGCAGTTCGTGTGTGGGTTGATGTAGTCAAGGTGGATGATGCCATGGTTTGGAGGCCTACATCTGCAATCGAGTGTATGGAGGATGCTATTGGTACCACTATAGCATGGCCTGAAGACAAGGTTGTCATCGTGTGA